Proteins encoded within one genomic window of Formosa agariphila KMM 3901:
- a CDS encoding sugar transferase produces the protein MSKNQISFNISERKILLRLVDICIVLAVLFGLSSYFHFDYFTLSNENWSWTIVLVLYLTIFGTVFEIYDLQKSSTFQSTLPNVFMTTMLVVGFYLLTPYFTPFLPEKRIQIFFFFLGILGALLFWRAIYITLITTPRFYKHVLLVGEPKHIDEIVSSFKAVDPNYNIVGFINCEPNTTDLPKLIPAYKPAELNSLIAKEDVSEIIVATYDSELITADLYQELMNLLHRGFPIKEYTQAFEDMTYRIPVHYLGKDFYKYFPFNSNNHNKLYLLQRWLFDMVFAIFCSLLGVLVIPFVLIGNLFGNRGPLFYSQKRVGEHGKLFSIIKFRTMVVDAEKNGAVWASKNDARITAFGRFLRQSRIDEIPQCINVLKGEMSLIGPRPERPEFVKELAEVIPFYEARHMVKPGITGWAQVKARYGASVSDSLIKLQYDLFYIKRRSFFLDLNVVVKTISTVIFFRGQ, from the coding sequence ATGTCTAAAAACCAAATATCATTTAACATCTCTGAGCGGAAGATTTTATTGCGCTTAGTAGATATCTGTATCGTTTTGGCCGTGTTATTTGGTTTAAGCTCATATTTTCATTTTGATTATTTTACCCTCTCTAATGAAAATTGGTCATGGACAATTGTCTTGGTGTTATATCTCACTATTTTTGGGACTGTATTCGAGATTTACGACTTGCAAAAGTCGAGTACCTTTCAGTCGACTTTACCTAATGTGTTTATGACGACTATGTTGGTGGTTGGGTTTTATCTTCTAACGCCTTATTTTACACCCTTTCTTCCGGAGAAGCGTATTCAAATTTTCTTTTTCTTTTTAGGGATATTAGGAGCACTGCTGTTTTGGCGTGCTATTTATATTACTTTAATTACAACACCGCGTTTTTATAAACATGTCTTGTTGGTTGGGGAACCTAAGCATATTGATGAAATCGTATCGTCTTTTAAGGCGGTAGATCCCAATTATAATATTGTAGGATTTATTAATTGTGAGCCCAACACGACCGATCTACCTAAATTAATCCCAGCCTATAAACCTGCAGAATTGAATAGCCTTATTGCCAAGGAAGATGTGTCTGAAATTATTGTAGCGACGTACGATTCGGAGTTAATTACAGCTGACCTTTACCAGGAGCTGATGAATTTGCTGCATCGTGGGTTCCCTATTAAGGAATATACTCAAGCTTTTGAGGATATGACTTACCGCATACCCGTTCACTATTTAGGTAAGGATTTTTATAAGTATTTTCCGTTTAATAGTAATAATCATAATAAATTATACCTCTTACAGCGTTGGCTATTTGATATGGTATTTGCAATATTTTGTAGCTTATTAGGGGTGTTAGTTATACCGTTTGTTTTAATTGGGAATCTTTTTGGGAACCGTGGACCTTTATTTTACAGTCAGAAGCGCGTAGGGGAACATGGGAAATTGTTTTCAATTATTAAATTCAGGACCATGGTGGTGGATGCCGAAAAGAACGGTGCTGTTTGGGCTTCTAAAAACGATGCTAGAATAACAGCTTTTGGGCGCTTTTTAAGACAATCGCGTATTGATGAGATTCCACAATGTATTAACGTATTAAAAGGCGAAATGAGCCTGATAGGGCCTCGACCAGAACGTCCAGAATTTGTGAAGGAATTGGCTGAGGTGATTCCGTTTTACGAAGCTAGGCATATGGTTAAACCCGGAATAACGGGTTGGGCACAGGTAAAAGCCCGTTATGGAGCTTCTGTTTCTGATAGTCTTATAAAATTACAATACGACCTGTTTTATATTAAACGCCGTAGTTTCTTCTTGGATTTAAATGTGGTTGTAAAAACCATAAGTACTGTTATCTTTTTTAGAGGGCAGTAG
- a CDS encoding sugar transferase yields MSNNLYSSYLKRALDLTASVLGFLALSPIFIILTIVIWIDFKTSPFFFQERPGKDEKVFKIIKFKSMNNKKDAEGNLLSNRERTTKLGRVIRKYSLDEIPQLLNVINGDMSLIGPRPLVVLYLPYYNEIERKRHSVRPGITGLAQVKGRNSLVWEERFALDVEYVENLSLSLDIKILYWTIQKLFSKSEVAIDQDEFLDWFNVYRKKQWEADKTSKLS; encoded by the coding sequence ATGTCAAACAACTTATACTCTTCTTATTTAAAACGTGCTTTAGACCTTACTGCTTCAGTTTTGGGTTTTTTAGCATTATCACCTATATTTATTATTCTTACAATAGTTATTTGGATAGATTTTAAAACCTCACCTTTTTTCTTTCAAGAGCGACCTGGAAAAGATGAAAAAGTTTTTAAAATCATTAAGTTCAAATCCATGAATAATAAAAAGGATGCAGAAGGCAATTTGCTTTCTAACAGAGAACGAACCACAAAATTAGGAAGAGTTATTAGAAAGTACTCCTTAGACGAAATCCCTCAATTACTTAATGTTATTAATGGAGATATGAGTCTAATAGGCCCTAGACCCCTTGTCGTTCTTTATCTGCCCTATTATAACGAAATAGAACGTAAAAGACACAGTGTAAGACCTGGTATTACAGGGCTAGCACAAGTAAAGGGTCGTAACAGTTTAGTATGGGAAGAGCGATTTGCTCTAGATGTTGAATATGTAGAAAACTTAAGCCTATCATTAGATATAAAAATTCTCTATTGGACCATACAAAAATTGTTTTCAAAATCTGAAGTTGCAATTGACCAAGATGAGTTTTTAGACTGGTTTAACGTTTACCGAAAAAAACAATGGGAGGCCGATAAAACTTCTAAACTGTCTTAA
- a CDS encoding sugar transferase has protein sequence MNLYKSFFKHFFDLILAILGFILLLPLIVLITIVLYWKNDGTPFFLQARPGKNGKIFKIIKFKSMTDKTDSFGNLLPENERLTAAGRFVRKYSLDEIPQLINVIKGDMSLIGPRPLLVHYLPLYNDTQKHRHDIKPGISGWAQVNGRNAISWEKKFELDVWYVNNLSFFLDFKIILLTIYKVFKKEDIYSLENDIVTEFRGE, from the coding sequence ATGAATCTTTATAAGTCGTTTTTTAAACACTTTTTTGACCTAATTTTAGCCATACTAGGTTTTATTCTATTATTACCTTTAATTGTTTTAATTACTATTGTTTTGTATTGGAAAAATGACGGTACCCCTTTTTTTTTACAAGCACGACCAGGTAAAAATGGTAAAATATTTAAAATTATTAAATTCAAATCTATGACAGATAAAACGGATAGCTTTGGGAATTTGCTTCCTGAAAACGAGCGTTTGACAGCTGCGGGTAGATTTGTTAGAAAATATTCTTTAGACGAAATCCCTCAACTTATAAATGTTATAAAAGGAGACATGAGTTTAATTGGGCCTAGACCGCTTTTAGTACATTATTTACCGCTATATAATGATACCCAAAAACATAGACATGATATTAAACCAGGCATTTCTGGTTGGGCACAAGTAAATGGACGAAATGCCATTAGTTGGGAGAAAAAGTTTGAATTAGATGTTTGGTATGTTAATAACCTCTCTTTTTTTTTAGATTTTAAAATAATACTACTCACCATTTATAAAGTGTTTAAAAAAGAGGATATATACTCTTTAGAAAACGATATTGTAACGGAGTTTAGGGGGGAGTGA
- a CDS encoding glycosyltransferase family 4 protein, whose amino-acid sequence MKKNVLYLGNNLSSHKTNVSYMNGLSCALREAGMTVVCKSAVQNKMLRLLDMLKATLRHGYSMDNALIDTYSTQNFYYALLVSQCCRLVKLPYIPILHGGNLPQRLVHSPKLSALLFKSAKVMVSPSLYLESVFKAHGYPNVVYIPNSLQLQNYTFTARPIDSIKLLWVRSFSAIYNPKLAVDILKELLDAGQHAELCMVGPDTDGSMAVVKAYAEDLGVLVTFTGKLTKAEWTHIAMDYNVFINTTNFDNMPVSVIEAMALGLPIVSTNVGGLPFLIEAGVDGILVPPNDCKAFVEAILALKSNPEHTKAMALKARKKVEQFDWEVVKAQWIDVLG is encoded by the coding sequence ATGAAAAAAAACGTCTTATACCTAGGAAACAACTTATCGAGCCATAAAACCAATGTCTCGTATATGAATGGGTTGAGTTGTGCTTTGCGAGAAGCAGGTATGACTGTGGTTTGTAAGTCGGCTGTTCAAAATAAGATGCTTCGACTTTTAGACATGCTTAAAGCGACCTTAAGGCATGGATATAGTATGGATAATGCCTTAATAGATACCTATAGTACTCAGAATTTTTACTATGCCTTGCTGGTGAGTCAATGTTGTAGACTCGTAAAACTACCTTATATTCCTATTTTACATGGAGGGAATTTGCCACAGCGTTTGGTGCATAGTCCGAAGTTGAGTGCGCTGTTGTTTAAATCTGCTAAGGTAATGGTGTCGCCTTCTTTGTATTTAGAGTCGGTTTTTAAGGCCCATGGCTACCCGAATGTCGTGTATATACCTAATAGTCTACAATTACAAAATTACACGTTTACAGCGCGTCCTATAGATTCTATTAAATTGTTGTGGGTGCGGTCTTTTTCTGCCATATATAACCCCAAACTTGCTGTAGATATTTTAAAGGAACTTTTAGATGCCGGACAACACGCCGAATTGTGTATGGTAGGGCCAGATACCGATGGTTCTATGGCTGTAGTAAAAGCATATGCTGAAGACTTAGGCGTTTTAGTAACCTTTACAGGAAAACTGACTAAAGCTGAGTGGACCCATATAGCAATGGATTATAATGTTTTTATAAATACCACTAATTTTGATAATATGCCCGTGAGTGTTATTGAAGCTATGGCTTTGGGTTTACCTATAGTGTCGACTAATGTAGGCGGTCTTCCGTTTTTAATAGAGGCTGGGGTAGATGGTATTTTAGTACCCCCTAATGATTGTAAGGCCTTTGTGGAGGCTATTTTGGCGTTGAAGTCAAATCCTGAACATACTAAAGCTATGGCGCTAAAAGCTCGTAAAAAAGTAGAGCAGTTTGATTGGGAGGTTGTGAAGGCGCAGTGGATTGACGTGTTGGGGTAA
- a CDS encoding sugar transferase has protein sequence MRPGITGWAQVNHSFVLERKVFIYDVWYVTYLSFNNDLRILLKTLQKLFHKESITSIENASLGAWQGNT, from the coding sequence ATAAGACCAGGTATTACCGGTTGGGCACAGGTAAATCACAGCTTTGTCTTGGAAAGAAAAGTTTTTATTTACGACGTCTGGTATGTAACTTATTTAAGTTTTAATAATGATTTAAGAATCTTATTAAAAACCTTACAAAAACTATTTCATAAAGAATCTATAACTTCTATAGAAAATGCATCGTTAGGTGCTTGGCAGGGTAATACCTGA
- a CDS encoding NAD-dependent epimerase/dehydratase family protein — protein sequence MRILVTGGNSSVSRYVIPLLSKDYEIITIGRRDCDINLDPNKSLADQLPDKVDIVIHTAAAFGGETDDEIYETEKFNVLNTMNLCFQLKKMNVKHFIHISSIFVHLKDTSPYSSIYSISKRHSEEIVRFCLKREEIPYTILRPSQLYGNDPSFISHHPFLYQIIDIASKGQNVSLYGKQGGSANYLHIKDFSEVLYRVVKNNVFGEYDCTTMTPNTYLEITRHVYELTNNPVTIEFVKDKKESGIVSKYNDTIYKKVNYYPKVSIKDGLSEILNVKQIEY from the coding sequence ATGAGAATACTTGTTACTGGTGGGAATTCTAGTGTTTCAAGGTATGTAATACCATTACTATCTAAAGATTATGAAATAATCACAATTGGTCGTAGAGATTGTGATATTAATTTAGACCCAAATAAATCTTTAGCTGATCAGTTGCCTGATAAAGTAGATATTGTCATTCATACAGCTGCTGCATTTGGAGGAGAAACAGATGACGAAATATATGAAACAGAAAAGTTTAATGTTCTTAATACTATGAACTTGTGTTTTCAGTTGAAGAAAATGAATGTAAAACATTTTATTCATATTTCGAGCATATTTGTCCATTTAAAAGACACATCACCATACAGCAGTATATACTCTATTTCTAAAAGGCACTCAGAAGAAATTGTTAGATTTTGTTTAAAAAGAGAAGAAATTCCATACACTATTTTAAGACCATCTCAGTTATATGGTAATGACCCTTCTTTTATATCACATCATCCATTTCTTTATCAAATCATAGACATAGCATCCAAAGGTCAGAACGTTTCTTTATACGGAAAGCAAGGTGGAAGTGCAAACTATCTTCATATTAAAGATTTTTCGGAAGTGCTTTATAGGGTAGTTAAAAATAATGTGTTCGGAGAATATGATTGTACTACAATGACTCCTAATACCTATTTAGAGATTACACGTCATGTTTACGAATTAACTAACAATCCTGTTACCATTGAGTTTGTAAAAGATAAAAAAGAATCAGGTATTGTATCTAAATACAATGATACCATTTATAAAAAGGTTAACTATTATCCCAAAGTATCAATAAAGGACGGTTTGTCTGAAATACTAAATGTAAAACAAATTGAATATTGA
- a CDS encoding O-antigen ligase family protein: protein MKTDITYISAVILHATLGMLIFFNKPLAKVYFIGAFFYFLIRVIIAADSQKTIEVLKACGYFVGIEVLMRTTGGAISYEASKYLVILFMIIGMFYKGISGHAYPYFFYIMCLVPSIFIASTTLSFDANFRKNIAFVLAGPICLGFVAMFCYDRKVKLKELQAVLLYILLPLIAHASYNFFYTPDVKEIISSTASNTDAAGGFGANQVSTVLGLGMFILAIRFFMKSPNLGLKLFNISLFIIMSFRALVTLSRGGVIGATIALIAFFVLYYGYINRRKRNELIVMVGIFSIGVIVVFLYSSIQTNGMLDKRYANEDALGREKEDVSTGRKGLFIEEIEGFLASPFVGIGSSRVKDQRIENTGEIVISHNEVSRTLAEHGIFGVIILLILIFKPLAYRSQNKGNVFFYAFLCLWFATINHSGMRIAMPAFIYGLALLNVTHEKKRLIPRKQLIEP, encoded by the coding sequence TTGAAAACCGATATTACTTACATCAGTGCCGTTATATTGCATGCAACCTTGGGCATGTTAATTTTTTTTAATAAACCTTTAGCTAAGGTTTATTTTATTGGGGCCTTTTTTTATTTTTTAATTCGGGTTATCATTGCTGCAGATTCTCAAAAAACTATTGAAGTTTTAAAAGCATGTGGATATTTTGTGGGGATAGAGGTGCTTATGCGTACTACAGGTGGTGCTATTTCTTATGAAGCCTCAAAGTATTTGGTGATCTTGTTTATGATAATTGGTATGTTTTATAAAGGCATTTCAGGACATGCCTACCCTTATTTTTTTTACATTATGTGTTTGGTACCTTCGATATTTATTGCAAGTACCACCTTGAGTTTCGATGCTAACTTTAGAAAGAATATTGCATTTGTGTTGGCAGGGCCAATTTGCTTAGGTTTTGTTGCTATGTTTTGTTACGATAGAAAAGTAAAATTAAAAGAATTACAGGCCGTATTATTGTATATTTTGTTACCGCTTATAGCACATGCTAGCTATAATTTTTTTTATACACCGGATGTAAAAGAAATCATTTCAAGTACAGCATCAAATACAGATGCTGCCGGGGGGTTTGGAGCGAATCAAGTATCTACAGTTTTAGGATTAGGTATGTTTATACTGGCCATTCGTTTTTTTATGAAGTCTCCTAATTTGGGTTTAAAGCTATTTAATATCAGCCTCTTTATTATTATGAGTTTTAGAGCTTTGGTAACATTAAGTCGTGGTGGTGTAATTGGAGCAACTATTGCTTTAATAGCATTTTTTGTGTTGTACTATGGGTATATTAACAGACGCAAACGAAATGAGCTTATTGTAATGGTCGGTATTTTTAGTATAGGGGTTATTGTAGTTTTTTTATATAGTTCTATTCAAACCAACGGGATGCTTGACAAACGCTATGCCAATGAAGATGCTTTAGGGAGAGAAAAAGAAGATGTGTCTACAGGACGAAAAGGATTATTTATAGAAGAAATTGAAGGTTTTTTAGCTAGCCCTTTTGTTGGTATTGGATCTAGTCGAGTGAAAGATCAACGTATTGAAAACACAGGTGAAATTGTAATCTCTCACAATGAAGTGAGTCGTACTTTGGCAGAGCATGGTATTTTTGGTGTTATTATATTACTTATTCTGATTTTTAAACCATTAGCATATCGTTCACAAAATAAGGGTAATGTGTTTTTTTATGCTTTTTTATGTCTTTGGTTTGCCACGATTAACCATTCGGGAATGCGAATTGCCATGCCTGCCTTTATATATGGTCTTGCTTTATTAAATGTGACTCATGAAAAAAAACGTCTTATACCTAGGAAACAACTTATCGAGCCATAA